Within Bradymonas sediminis, the genomic segment CAATATCGAGGCGCGGCCGGTGTGGAAGCCGATGCATCAGCAGCCGATCTTCGCGGAGTGCGAGGTGATCGGTGGGGCGGTGTCGGAGGATCTATTTGAGCGCGGGCTGTGCTTGCCGTCGGGGTCGAGTATGACAGCCGAGGAGCAGGCGCGGGTGATTGAGGTGGTGTTGGGGTGTGCGGGGTGAGTGCTTCGGGGCGCGTTGCGAGCGCGGCGCCCCCCTTCTGTCGCTTCGCGACATCTTCCCCGGGGGGAAGATCTTCTGTTGCTTCTGCGGGGCGCTTTGGGTTGACGTGGTGCGGGGCGTTTGCGTGACGTTGCTTAAGGCTTGCGGTGCACTCAAATCAGGCTTCAAGCCGATCTTTCCAATATCCTGGCCGCTGACGCTGATGAGCCACCGCGATAATAATTAACATTTCGGGCTCAATCATATAGATCAGCGCAAAAGGAAATCGCTGCAGCAGAACTCGCCGCGTTCCGTGTGCAAATAAACTTCCGA encodes:
- a CDS encoding type II toxin-antitoxin system RelE/ParE family toxin, which codes for MKTQFLAPAREEFLASVDFYEARARGLGNDFIDDVESAVKIVAENPELGSLFAHGTRRVLLQRFPFALIYMIEPEMLIIIAVAHQRQRPGYWKDRLEA